Below is a window of Microtus ochrogaster isolate Prairie Vole_2 chromosome 5, MicOch1.0, whole genome shotgun sequence DNA.
GCAAATaaagaaacttaaataaaaaacagaccAGCTgactaggggtgtggctcaggatAGGGTGGGTACGTAGTGTCCTCAAAGCCCTAGCTGGATCCCCAAcatacacgcatgcgcacacatacacacagacacacacacacacacagacacagacacacacacagatacacacacacagacacacacacagacacacacacagacacacacacagacacacacacacacagagacacacacacagacacacacacacacagagacacacacacagacacacagacacacacacagacacacatacacagagacacacacacacacagacacacacacacgcgtgcgcctTGTAAAACTGCACATTTAATGGGTTTGAATTAAGTATGTGAATTACACTTCAAAAATTAGttttgaagaaaaggaaggtaaaacaaaacagggtgtgactcagtgggtaagaaaaACCATATTCcggtttgctttgattttcataagaaaatataCGACAGAAACTGGGAGCAGTGACACACACTTCTAGTGATGCTTGAGAGGCCGGGACAAGAGCATGAAGTCTGAGTGAGGCCTAGCTGGGCTCCACAGCCGACAGTGAGACCCTCTGTTTATGGAGGGAGGGGGacaagggaggaaggggacagagggaggagcagaatgGATAGGAAATTAGCAGGAAGGGAAGCAGTTTCCTGTCAGgctagagggaaggaaagggtggaCTTGGAGAGCACAGTtcgttttttaattttctgttttactttcaaGTTTACtctgctttaaaatttatttattatacttaatttatttttgtagagGGGCATGCGTGTCACGGTgagtgtggaggtcggaggacaatcTACAGGAGTCAGGTTTCTCCTTCTGCCACGTGaatctggggatggaactcaggttacGAGGCTGTGTGCTcatggatgtttttttttttctttattttttttcttttatttatttattatgtacacagtgttcagcctccatgtatgcctgcaggccagaagagggcaccagacctcattacagatggttgtgagccaccatgtggttgccgggaattgaactcaggacctttggaggagcaggcagtgctcttaaccactgagccatctctccagccccactggctGCTTCTTAAGCTTAAGGTCAGTTTGGACTTTACTTGGCTCCTTCCTCACAAAAGGACTGGAGCGCTGGCTCGGTGGTgaagaggacttgctgctcttgcaaaggacctgggttccttCCTGactgctttaatcccagttccaggggacccaacaccctcttctggcctttgtaaaCACTTGCAAGAatgtgacacacatacagacaagcgggcacacacatatacacataataaaaataaataaaatttaacaataataaaaacaaaataaaaagttgggCAATGGTGATACACTcggaacacagaggcaggaggatctctgagtttgaggccagcctggtcttcagagcaagttccagggcagacagggctacacagagaaaccctgtcttgaaacaaacagacaaaaaaattaaataccggACTAGAGATGTAACTTAGTAGGTGGAGTGCTAGCCTAGCTTTCACACAGTCCTTCCACAGCACAGGAGGATCCAGAGGTCAAGGTCATTTTGCAGAAGCAAGACTGagcccagccagggctgtaaGGACCTCGTCTCAGACAAACAACAAGCAGGGAAGTGAGGGAGTACTCAGCTCTAGGTGGTGGTGGAGAATCGCTCGGAAGGGTGGTGGCTATAGAAAGGAACTTGGGAACTTGCTGTGTTCTTCTTTCTGATCGAATAACTGATTGATTCAtccattcatatatatacatatacatatatatatgtatacatgctcGGCGGGCTGCACTCACCGagactgcacacacacgcatagtAACCCAGATGACGCATCCATTCGGAGACAAGTGCGGCCTCAACAACCATTCTTTTATTGAACAGCAGTGACAATAAGATGCTTGATTTAGAAGAAACCCTCACTCCTAGAAAGCTCTCCCCCAAAACATCAGGGGTGAGCCTggctgtggggtggggtgagtcAGTGTGCACATACTTCTTCCATGTATGTAAGCCTCTGTGGTTTTCCTTCCCACTCCACCAGAGCACCAGGGGCCAGAGAAAAGGCTGCTGGTGGGCGAGGTCCTCACAGCACCCACCCGCCATGCGTGCGGAGGCTTCCTGCCTCAGAGCCGTCAGGGGACAAGCGGAACCCTATGGTGCGTTCAGAGTCTGCGCCGCCTgggcaggctggtcttgaagagTGATTTCCCAGCAGCCTCCACGTAGGTGATGGtcatttctttggggcttattTCCACATATGTGAAGCCACCCAGGGAGTCCTCAGACCCATAGTGAAAGCGCAGGTAGTTGTTGGGGACCTTGCGTTGGTGTCGCACAGAGGGGTCCATGAAGTTGCCGGCCCCACTCAGCACGTAGCCCACTCCATTTTCATCCTGAAGATACTGAGGGCAAAGGATGCAAGGTTGGTCACTCCAGCCCGACTAGGGGATGACCAGGGGCTTCACCGAGACCTACCCTAAGTGTGGAAATAGGGCTATTCCTGACCACAGAGCAATCTTGAGCAAGAGGTGGATAACCtctttgtttcagtttgtttCAATCTTGAGCAAGAGGTGGATAACCTCTTTGTTTCAGTTTCCCTGTCTGCAGGGGTGCATCAATCCTACTGCACAGGCACACGGGGAGTTACTCTGGCGTTTaaggagaggggtgtgtgtgtgtgtgtttcctggcaGTGTTGAGGATAAAACCCATGGTTTCCACTGAGTCAtaccctcagcccctcactgggggattctaggcaggggctctaccactgagccacttcccagtccctcactgggggattctaggcagaggctctaccactgagccacacccccagccctcactgggagattctaggcagaggctctaccactgagccacaccccaaaccctcactgggggattctaggcaggggctctaccactgagccacaccccagcccctcactgggggattctagNNNNNNNNNNNNNNNNNNNNNNNNNNNNNNNNNNNNNNNNNNNNNNNNNNNNNNNNNNNNNNNNNNNNNNNNNNNNNNNNNNNNNNNNNNNNNNNNNNNNNNNNNNNNNNNNNNNNNNNNNNNNNNNNNNNNNNNNNNNNNNNNNNNNNNNNNNNNNNNNNNNNNNNNNNNNNNNNNNNNNNNNNNNNNNNNNNNNNNNNNNNNNNNNNNNNNNNNNNNNNNNNNNNNNNNNNNNNNNNNNNNNNNNNNNNNNNNNNNNNNNNNNNNNNNNNNNNNNNNNNNNNNNNNNNNNNNNNNNNNNNNNNNNNNNNNNNNNNNNNNNNNNNNNNNNNNNNNNNNNNNNNNNNNNNNNNNNNNNNNNNNNNNNNNNNNNNNNNNNNNNNNNNNNNNNNNNNNNNNNNNNNNNNNNNNNNNNNNNNNNNNNNNNNNNNNNNNNNNNNNNNNNNNNNNNNNNNNNNNNNNNNNNNNNNNNNNNNNNNNNNNNNNNNNNNNNNNNNNNNNNNNNNNNNNNNNNNNNNNNNNNNNNNNNNNNNNNNNNNNNNNNNNNNNNNNNNNNNNNNNNNNNNNNNNNNNNNNNNNNNNNNNNNNNNNNNNNNNNNNNNNNNNNNNNNNNNNNNNNNNNNNNNNNNNNNNNNNNNNNNNNNNNNNNNNNNNNNNNNNNNNNNNNNNNNNNNNNNNNNNNNNNNNNNNNNNNNNNNNNcgagaccagcctggtctacagagctagttccaggacaggctccaaagccacagagaaaccctgtctcgaaaaaccaaaaaaaaaaaaaaaatcttaaaaacatttctttttagattttatttattttttattttatatgcttgaaTGCTTACCTGAATTTTATGAACCTGAATGTGTACCCTTGTACcaagtgcatgcagtgcccatggaggtcagaaaaagatcccttgggactggagttacaaatggttgtgagctgccatgtgtgctgggaaataaacccagaggcaaaggacctctttttaaagtttttaattgtgtgtgtgttcacatatatttgtgtgtgtgtgtgtgtgtgtgtacccatataTTCATGTTTGCACTTGTGCATAGAAGTCAGGGCCAGTTTTAGCCATGTACCTTGGTGTGTTTTGGTGTATTTCTGATGTGTGGTAAGGGGTACGTACCCCCATGCATTCATGGAGGCCACAGTAGGGAGCTGAGTGTCCTTTAAGGCAAGGTCTCTCGTTGACCCTGGAGCTCCCCAGCCCCCTGCTGGCTAGCCTAGAAGTCAGTAAGCCCCACTGACCTCCtatctcccctcccaccccacttaCTGCTGAAGTTACATGCATGAAAGGGATCGTACCtggttttcatgtgggtgctggggtgtgAACCCTGGTCCTTGTCTtggagcagcaagagctcttgactcttgagccatctctccagcttcattgTATTTGTTTGTGTCCATTTTTgattgctagtgtgtgtgtgtgtatgtgtgtgtatatgtgtgtgtatgtgtgtgtatgtgtgtgtgtgtgtggtggggatcagaggacaacttttggcaACCGGTTTTCTTTCCACTACGGGCTCCcaggactgaactcgggtcctcaggttTACAAGGTAAGtgctttttacccactgagccattttgccaactttattttgagccagggtcGCTCACGGAGCTGTGGGACTCCCGGCTTCAGCCAGGCTGTCTAGCCACTGAGccccaggatcttcctgtctccagagtTCCAGACTAGGGTTACAGGCGAATGTCTTCACACTCAGCTCTTAACGCAGATTATGTGGCTTGacctcaggtccttgtgtttgcttAGCAAGCGCTTCCCTGACCGAGCATGCATCTCAGCCCTCAAAGGCTTATTTGGCGGCCCAGTGGCAATACttggaggcggaggcagaaaAATCGTAatttttgaggccagtctagactacatTAGCACGATTCCAGCTCAGAAACCAAACAGCTGAGTGTGGCAGGGCATGTTTGAAGTCCTGTCCCTTGGGAGATGGGGACAGCAGGATCTGGGTTCAGGGTTATCTCTGGCTACATAGGAGAGCCACGGCCAGCAAGAACTACACGAGACACGCAAGTTCTGAGGGCAGTGCCAGTTCAGCGAGGAAAGCACCTGCCGTCTGATGACCTGATTGCCTGCCCTGGAAGCCACACAGTGGACGAGAGAGGTCCTCTGGCTTGCCCACATGCGCTTGACTCCCAGTCAATACAATGcagttaaaaaaaactttctcccAAAAGCCAAAGGGTCTCTTTGTCCCTCAGCGAGAGTCttttgggggaaggagggaaggctcACCAGCGCTTGGAGACCTTGGAGTAGGCGATTTGTGCTGAGACATTGCCAAGGTGGTCATGGTTTCCAGCTAGCACGTACCAGGGAATATTGCGGAGGGCGCGGTCAGAGAACACGTCCTCAAAGGTTTCC
It encodes the following:
- the Acp5 gene encoding tartrate-resistant acid phosphatase type 5; this translates as MEAWTVLLGLQVMSLPLLTHCAAPTPTLKFVAVGDWGGVPNAPFHTAREMANAKEIARTVQILGADFIMSLGDNFYFTGVHDANDKRFQETFEDVFSDRALRNIPWYVLAGNHDHLGNVSAQIAYSKVSKRCIATGPPNKPLRAEMHARSGKRLLSKHKDLRSSHIICYLQDENGVGYVLSGAGNFMDPSVRHQRKVPNNYLRFHYGSEDSLGGFTYVEISPKEMTITYVEAAGKSLFKTSLPRRRRL